Proteins from a single region of Streptomyces sp. Tu 3180:
- the hisS gene encoding histidine--tRNA ligase, with protein sequence MSTFKAPKGTYDLIPPDSAKYLAVREAIAAPLRGSGYGYIETPGFENVELFARGVGESTDIVTKEMYAFETKGGDRLALRPEGTASVLRAALEANLHKAGNLPVKLWYSGSYYRYERPQKGRYRHFSQVGAEAIGAEDPALDAELIILADQAYRSLGLSDFRILLNSLGDKECRPVYRAALQDFLRGLDLDEDTLRRAEINPLRVLDDKRESVQKQLTGAPLLRDYLCDACKAYHEEVRELITAAGVAFEDDPKLVRGLDYYTRTTFEFVHDGLGSQSAVGGGGRYDGLSEMIGGPALPSVGWALGVDRTVLALEAEGVELELPATTSVFAVPLGEEARRVLFAKVTELRKNGVAADFSYGDKGLKAAMKAANRSGARYALVLGERDLAEGVVQLKDMESGEQTAVGVNEIVAELESRLG encoded by the coding sequence GTGAGCACCTTCAAGGCCCCCAAGGGCACGTACGACCTGATCCCGCCGGACAGCGCCAAGTACCTCGCCGTGCGCGAGGCCATCGCCGCCCCGCTGCGGGGCTCCGGCTACGGCTACATCGAGACCCCCGGCTTCGAGAACGTGGAGCTCTTCGCGCGCGGTGTCGGCGAGTCCACCGACATCGTGACCAAGGAGATGTACGCCTTCGAGACCAAGGGCGGCGACCGGCTCGCCCTGCGCCCCGAGGGCACGGCCTCCGTGCTGCGCGCCGCCCTGGAGGCCAACCTGCACAAGGCGGGCAACCTCCCGGTCAAGCTCTGGTACTCCGGCTCGTACTACCGCTACGAGCGCCCCCAGAAGGGCCGCTACCGCCACTTCTCCCAGGTCGGCGCCGAGGCGATCGGCGCGGAGGACCCGGCCCTGGACGCCGAGCTGATCATCCTGGCCGACCAGGCGTACCGCTCGCTGGGCCTGAGCGACTTCCGCATCCTGCTCAACAGCCTCGGCGACAAGGAGTGCCGCCCGGTCTACCGGGCCGCGCTGCAGGACTTCCTGCGCGGCCTGGACCTGGACGAGGACACCCTGCGCCGCGCGGAGATCAACCCGCTGCGCGTGCTGGACGACAAGCGGGAGTCGGTGCAGAAGCAGCTGACCGGAGCCCCCCTGCTGCGCGACTACCTCTGCGACGCCTGCAAGGCGTACCACGAGGAGGTCCGCGAGCTGATCACGGCCGCGGGCGTGGCCTTCGAGGACGACCCCAAGCTGGTGCGCGGCCTGGACTACTACACGCGCACCACCTTCGAGTTCGTCCACGACGGCCTGGGCTCGCAGTCCGCGGTGGGCGGCGGCGGCCGCTACGACGGCCTGTCCGAGATGATCGGCGGCCCCGCGCTGCCGTCCGTCGGCTGGGCGCTCGGCGTCGACCGCACCGTGCTGGCCCTGGAGGCGGAGGGCGTCGAGCTCGAACTGCCCGCCACCACCAGCGTGTTCGCCGTCCCGCTCGGCGAGGAGGCCCGCCGGGTGCTGTTCGCGAAGGTCACCGAGCTGCGCAAGAACGGCGTCGCCGCGGACTTCTCCTACGGCGACAAGGGCCTGAAGGCCGCGATGAAGGCCGCCAACCGCTCGGGCGCCCGCTACGCCCTGGTGCTGGGCGAACGCGACCTCGCCGAGGGCGTCGTCCAGCTCAAGGACATGGAGTCCGGCGAGCAGACGGCGGTCGGGGTGAACGAGATCGTCGCGGAACTGGAGTCACGGCTCGGCTGA
- the rpsD gene encoding 30S ribosomal protein S4 produces MANQSRPKVKKSRALGIALTPKAVKYFEARPYPPGEHGRGRKQNSDYKVRLLEKQRLRAQYDVSERQLVRAYERASKVQGKTGEALIIELERRLDALVLRSGIARTIYQARQMVVHGHIQVNGKKVDKPSFRVRPDDVVQVRDRSKEKTLFTIAREGGFAPDGETPRYLQVNLKALAFRLDREPNRKEIPVICDEQLVVEYYAR; encoded by the coding sequence ATGGCGAACCAGTCCCGCCCCAAGGTCAAGAAGTCGCGTGCCCTCGGCATCGCGCTGACCCCGAAGGCCGTCAAGTACTTCGAGGCCCGCCCCTACCCGCCGGGTGAGCACGGCCGCGGCCGCAAGCAGAACTCGGACTACAAGGTCCGTCTGCTCGAGAAGCAGCGTCTGCGCGCGCAGTACGACGTGTCCGAGCGCCAGCTCGTCCGCGCCTACGAGCGTGCCTCCAAGGTCCAGGGCAAGACCGGTGAGGCCCTGATCATCGAGCTGGAGCGCCGCCTCGACGCCCTGGTCCTGCGTTCGGGCATCGCCCGCACGATCTACCAGGCCCGCCAGATGGTCGTGCACGGCCACATCCAGGTCAACGGCAAGAAGGTCGACAAGCCCTCCTTCCGTGTCCGCCCGGACGACGTCGTGCAGGTCCGCGACCGCTCCAAGGAGAAGACCCTCTTCACGATCGCTCGTGAGGGTGGCTTCGCCCCCGACGGTGAGACCCCGCGCTACCTCCAGGTGAACCTCAAGGCCCTGGCGTTCCGCCTGGACCGCGAGCCGAACCGCAAGGAGATCCCGGTGATCTGCGACGAGCAGCTCGTCGTCGAGTACTACGCCCGCTGA
- a CDS encoding peptidylprolyl isomerase → MVSQEQRRRQLAREKFLRQQQRRTEARRKARMRNSVIASVLGVVLIGSVALYTTGALEQDDDQANASAEATPSAPSKAPDPCDKPAAGKVKTQTWKKEPAMSIDKSAKYTLELDTTCGTIDVALKASAAPHTVNSFDFLAGKGYFDHTKCHRLTTNGIYVLQCGDPTGTGTGGPGYTIPDENLKDKTLKDNVYPAGTVAMANTGQKNSGGSQFFLVYQDSQLPPSYTPFGTVSEAGMKVLKKIADAGESTGAGDGAPNATVVIDKATVTGS, encoded by the coding sequence GTGGTCAGCCAGGAACAGCGGCGGCGTCAGCTCGCCCGGGAGAAGTTCTTGCGGCAGCAGCAGCGGCGCACCGAGGCGCGGCGCAAGGCGCGGATGCGCAACTCGGTGATCGCTTCCGTGCTCGGTGTGGTCCTGATCGGCAGCGTCGCGCTGTACACGACCGGGGCGCTCGAGCAGGACGACGACCAGGCCAACGCGAGCGCGGAGGCCACGCCGAGCGCGCCCAGCAAGGCGCCGGACCCGTGCGACAAGCCGGCCGCGGGCAAGGTCAAGACGCAGACCTGGAAGAAGGAGCCGGCGATGTCCATCGACAAGTCGGCGAAGTACACCCTGGAGCTCGACACGACCTGCGGCACGATAGACGTGGCGCTGAAGGCGTCGGCCGCGCCGCACACCGTCAACTCCTTCGACTTCCTCGCCGGGAAGGGCTACTTCGACCACACCAAGTGCCACCGGCTGACCACCAACGGCATCTACGTGCTGCAGTGCGGTGACCCGACGGGCACCGGCACCGGTGGTCCCGGCTACACGATCCCGGACGAGAACCTGAAGGACAAAACCCTGAAGGACAACGTCTATCCGGCGGGCACGGTCGCGATGGCCAACACCGGGCAGAAGAACAGTGGCGGCAGCCAGTTCTTCCTGGTCTACCAGGACAGCCAGCTCCCGCCCAGCTACACCCCGTTCGGTACCGTCTCGGAGGCCGGCATGAAGGTGCTGAAGAAGATCGCCGACGCCGGCGAGAGCACCGGGGCGGGCGACGGGGCGCCCAACGCGACGGTCGTCATCGACAAGGCGACCGTCACCGGATCCTGA
- a CDS encoding replication-associated recombination protein A, with the protein MEPDLFTAAAEERQEKDPTGSPLAVRMRPRTLDEVVGQQHLLKPGSPLRRLVGEGASGPAGPSSVILWGPPGTGKTTLAYVVSKATNKRFVELSAITAGVKEVRAVIDGARRASGGYGQETVLFLDEIHRFSKAQQDSLLPAVENRWVTLIAATTENPYFSVISPLLSRSLLLTLEPLTDDDIRDLLKRALTDERGLKGAVTLPGDTESHLLRIAGGDARRALTALEAAAGAALDKGEAEIALTTLEETVDRAAVKYDRDGDQHYDVASALIKSIRGSDVDAALHYLARMIEAGEDPRFIARRLMISASEDIGLADPNALPIAVAAAQAVAMIGFPEAALTLSHATIALALAPKSNAATTAIGAALDDVRKGLAGPVPPHLRDGHYKGAAKLGHAQGYVYPHDLPEGIAEQQYAPDALKDRQYYEPTRHGAEARYADAVAWTRKHLGRKRS; encoded by the coding sequence GTGGAGCCCGACCTGTTCACCGCCGCAGCAGAAGAACGCCAGGAGAAGGACCCGACCGGCAGCCCCCTGGCGGTCCGGATGCGCCCGCGCACCCTCGACGAGGTGGTGGGCCAGCAGCACCTGCTGAAGCCGGGCTCCCCCCTGCGCAGACTGGTCGGAGAGGGCGCCTCGGGTCCCGCGGGACCCTCCTCGGTGATCCTGTGGGGTCCGCCCGGCACCGGCAAGACGACCCTGGCCTACGTCGTCTCCAAGGCCACCAACAAGCGCTTCGTCGAACTGTCGGCGATCACCGCGGGCGTCAAGGAGGTCCGCGCGGTCATCGACGGCGCCCGCCGCGCCTCGGGCGGGTACGGCCAGGAGACCGTCCTCTTCCTCGACGAGATCCACCGCTTCAGCAAGGCCCAGCAGGACTCCCTGCTCCCGGCGGTGGAGAACCGCTGGGTCACCCTGATCGCCGCGACCACCGAGAACCCGTACTTCTCGGTCATCTCCCCGCTGCTGTCCCGGTCCCTGCTGCTCACCCTCGAACCCCTCACCGACGACGACATCCGGGACCTGCTGAAGCGCGCGCTCACCGACGAGCGGGGCCTGAAGGGCGCCGTCACCCTCCCCGGGGACACCGAGAGCCACCTCCTGCGCATCGCCGGCGGCGACGCCCGCCGCGCGCTGACCGCGCTGGAGGCCGCCGCCGGGGCCGCACTCGACAAGGGCGAGGCGGAGATCGCCCTGACCACCCTGGAGGAGACGGTCGACCGGGCGGCGGTGAAGTACGACCGCGACGGCGACCAGCACTACGACGTCGCCAGCGCCCTGATCAAGTCCATCCGCGGCTCCGACGTGGACGCCGCCCTGCACTACCTGGCCCGCATGATCGAGGCCGGCGAGGACCCCCGCTTCATCGCCCGCCGCCTGATGATCTCCGCCAGCGAGGACATCGGCCTCGCCGACCCGAACGCCCTGCCGATCGCGGTCGCCGCCGCCCAGGCCGTGGCCATGATCGGCTTCCCCGAGGCCGCCCTCACCCTCAGCCACGCCACCATCGCCCTCGCCCTGGCGCCCAAGTCCAACGCGGCCACCACCGCGATCGGCGCCGCCCTCGACGACGTGCGCAAGGGCCTGGCCGGACCCGTGCCGCCGCACCTGCGCGACGGGCACTACAAGGGCGCGGCCAAACTGGGGCACGCCCAGGGGTACGTGTACCCCCACGACCTGCCCGAGGGCATCGCCGAGCAGCAGTACGCCCCGGACGCCCTCAAGGACCGCCAGTACTACGAACCCACCCGGCACGGCGCCGAGGCCCGGTACGCGGACGCCGTGGCGTGGACCAGGAAGCACCTCGGTCGGAAGCGGTCCTGA
- a CDS encoding vitamin K epoxide reductase family protein, giving the protein MSKTTVKDVAMEPESSPSPERAAAPRKEGASRALALLLVITGAAGVLAAWVITLDKFKLLEAKVKGETFTPGCSLNPVVSCGSVMESDQASVFGFPNPMLGLVTYGIVVCVGVSLLAGARFPRWYWLTFNAGTLFGTVFCAWLTFQSLYRINALCLWCCLAWVATIVMFWYVTSFNVRKGFLPAPGWLKGFFGEFTWVLPVLHIGIIGMLVLTRWWDFWTS; this is encoded by the coding sequence ATGAGCAAGACGACAGTCAAGGACGTCGCCATGGAGCCCGAGTCCTCCCCCTCGCCGGAGCGCGCCGCCGCGCCGCGGAAGGAGGGCGCGAGCCGGGCCCTCGCCCTGCTCCTGGTGATCACCGGTGCGGCCGGTGTGCTCGCCGCGTGGGTGATCACGCTCGACAAGTTCAAGCTCCTCGAGGCCAAGGTCAAGGGCGAGACGTTCACGCCCGGGTGCAGCCTCAACCCCGTCGTCTCCTGCGGCAGCGTGATGGAGAGCGACCAGGCCTCCGTCTTCGGGTTCCCCAACCCGATGCTCGGCCTGGTCACCTACGGCATCGTCGTCTGCGTCGGCGTGAGCCTGCTCGCCGGCGCCCGCTTCCCGCGCTGGTACTGGCTCACCTTCAACGCGGGCACGCTCTTCGGCACCGTCTTCTGCGCCTGGCTGACGTTCCAGTCCCTGTACCGGATCAACGCCCTGTGCCTGTGGTGCTGCCTGGCCTGGGTCGCCACGATCGTCATGTTCTGGTACGTGACGTCGTTCAACGTCCGCAAGGGGTTCCTGCCCGCCCCCGGCTGGCTGAAGGGCTTCTTCGGCGAGTTCACCTGGGTCCTGCCGGTCCTGCACATCGGCATCATCGGGATGCTGGTCCTGACCCGCTGGTGGGACTTCTGGACCAGCTGA
- a CDS encoding MBL fold metallo-hydrolase: MLIAGFPAGAWGTNCYLVAPAAGEECVIIDPGHQAAPGVEEAVRKHRLKPVAVILTHGHIDHVASVVPVCGAHDVPAWIHPEDRYMMSDPEKSLGRSIGMPLMGELTVGEPDDVRELTDGAKLELAGLELTVAHAPGHTKGSVTFGLPEAADIPPVFFSGDLLFAGSIGRTDLPGGDMAEMLDSLARVCLPLDDSTVVLSGHGPQTTIGQERATNPYLRQVAADRQGRGAAEAPRRGM; encoded by the coding sequence GTGCTCATTGCCGGGTTCCCCGCCGGGGCCTGGGGGACGAACTGTTATCTCGTCGCCCCCGCCGCCGGTGAGGAGTGCGTGATCATCGACCCCGGCCACCAGGCCGCTCCCGGAGTGGAGGAGGCGGTCCGCAAGCACCGGCTCAAGCCGGTCGCCGTCATCCTCACCCACGGCCACATCGACCACGTCGCCTCGGTCGTCCCGGTCTGCGGAGCGCACGACGTGCCGGCCTGGATCCACCCCGAGGACCGGTACATGATGAGCGACCCCGAGAAGTCGCTGGGCCGCTCCATCGGGATGCCGCTGATGGGCGAGCTGACCGTGGGGGAGCCGGACGACGTCCGCGAGCTGACCGACGGCGCGAAGCTGGAACTGGCGGGCCTGGAGCTCACCGTCGCGCACGCGCCCGGCCATACCAAGGGGTCGGTGACCTTCGGCCTGCCCGAGGCGGCGGACATCCCGCCGGTGTTCTTCTCGGGCGACCTGCTGTTCGCCGGCTCCATCGGACGCACCGACCTGCCCGGCGGTGACATGGCCGAGATGCTCGACTCGCTGGCCCGCGTGTGCCTGCCGCTCGACGACTCGACCGTGGTGCTGTCCGGCCACGGCCCCCAGACGACCATCGGCCAGGAGCGCGCCACCAACCCGTACCTGCGGCAGGTGGCGGCAGACCGCCAAGGACGCGGCGCCGCCGAGGCTCCCCGACGAGGAATGTGA
- a CDS encoding DUF349 domain-containing protein has translation MSSDPWGRVDETGTVYVRTADGEKVVGSWQAGSPDEALAYFERKYEGLVVEIGLLEKRVKTTDLSSKDALTAIEHLREQVDAHHAVGDLDALRARLDKLVKLVEARREERKAQRARQSDEARQAKESLVTEAEELAQSDQWRAAGERLRALVDTWKGLPRLDRKSDDELWHRFSHARSVFSKRRKQHFAQLDAQREEARRTKERLVAEAESLSGSTDWGATAARYRELMSEWKAAGRAQREHEEDLWNRFRGAQDVFFAARSSVFAERDAEQAENLKLKEELAGEAEKLLPITDLKAARAAFRAINERWEAIGHVPRDARPRVEGRMHTVERALQEAEEAEWRRTNPEARARAEGLTGQLQAAVDKLKGQIEQARAQGNTAKAEKLERELEGRQALLDQALKGLQEFGG, from the coding sequence GTGAGCAGCGACCCGTGGGGCCGCGTCGACGAGACGGGGACCGTGTACGTGCGTACGGCCGACGGCGAGAAGGTCGTCGGTTCCTGGCAGGCCGGCTCTCCCGATGAGGCGCTGGCCTACTTCGAGCGCAAGTACGAGGGCCTGGTTGTCGAGATCGGCCTCCTCGAGAAGCGAGTGAAGACCACCGACCTGTCGTCCAAGGACGCGCTGACCGCGATCGAGCACCTGCGGGAGCAGGTCGACGCCCACCACGCGGTCGGTGACCTGGACGCCCTCAGGGCCCGGCTGGACAAGCTCGTGAAGCTGGTGGAGGCGCGTCGCGAGGAGCGCAAGGCGCAGCGGGCCCGGCAGTCCGACGAGGCGCGCCAGGCCAAGGAGTCGCTGGTCACCGAGGCGGAGGAGCTGGCGCAGTCCGACCAGTGGCGGGCCGCCGGCGAGCGGCTGCGGGCCCTGGTGGACACCTGGAAGGGCCTGCCGCGGCTGGACCGGAAGTCCGACGACGAGCTGTGGCACCGGTTCTCGCACGCGCGCTCGGTGTTCTCCAAGCGGCGCAAGCAGCACTTCGCGCAGTTGGACGCGCAGCGCGAGGAGGCCCGCCGGACCAAGGAGCGGCTGGTCGCCGAGGCCGAGTCGCTGTCGGGCTCGACGGACTGGGGTGCGACCGCGGCGCGCTACCGCGAGCTGATGTCGGAGTGGAAGGCCGCGGGTCGCGCGCAGCGCGAGCACGAGGAGGACCTGTGGAACCGCTTCCGCGGTGCGCAGGACGTCTTCTTCGCCGCCCGCAGCTCGGTGTTCGCCGAGCGCGACGCGGAGCAGGCCGAGAACCTCAAGCTCAAGGAGGAGCTGGCCGGGGAGGCCGAGAAGCTCCTGCCGATCACGGACCTGAAGGCCGCGCGGGCCGCGTTCCGCGCGATCAACGAGCGCTGGGAGGCCATCGGCCACGTGCCGCGGGACGCCCGGCCGAGGGTCGAGGGCCGGATGCACACCGTGGAGCGGGCCCTGCAGGAGGCCGAGGAGGCCGAGTGGCGCCGGACGAACCCGGAGGCACGCGCGCGTGCCGAGGGTCTGACCGGCCAGCTCCAGGCCGCCGTGGACAAGCTGAAGGGCCAGATCGAGCAGGCCCGGGCGCAGGGCAACACCGCCAAGGCGGAGAAGCTGGAGCGGGAGCTGGAGGGCCGCCAGGCCCTGCTGGACCAGGCGCTGAAGGGTCTCCAGGAGTTCGGCGGCTGA